One stretch of Pseudomonas fluorescens Q2-87 DNA includes these proteins:
- a CDS encoding LysR family transcriptional regulator, producing MDLANLNAFIAIAETGSFSGAGERLHLTQPAISKRIAGLEQQLKVRLFDRLGREVGLTEAGRALLPRAYQILNVLDDTRRALTNLTGEVTGRLTLATSHHIGLHRLPPLLREFTRRYPQVALDIQFLDSEVAYEEILHGRAELAVITLAPEPHTLVRATPVWDDPLDFVVAPEHALLGNEAVSLADIALHPAVFPGGNTFTHHIVQRLFEAQGLTPNIAMSTNYLETIKMMVSIGLAWSVLPRTMLDEQVARIPLPGIQLSRQLGYILHTERTLSNAARAFMALLDAQVDLPGTRA from the coding sequence ATGGACCTCGCCAATCTCAATGCCTTTATTGCCATCGCCGAGACAGGTAGCTTCTCCGGTGCTGGTGAACGCCTGCACTTGACCCAGCCGGCCATCAGCAAGCGCATTGCCGGCCTTGAGCAGCAACTCAAGGTGCGCCTGTTCGACCGCCTGGGCCGCGAAGTAGGCCTGACGGAAGCCGGCCGGGCCCTTCTGCCACGGGCCTATCAGATTCTCAACGTGCTGGACGACACCCGCCGCGCCCTGACCAACCTGACCGGCGAAGTGACCGGGCGCCTGACACTCGCCACCAGCCATCACATCGGCCTGCACCGTTTACCGCCCTTGTTGAGGGAGTTCACCCGACGCTACCCGCAGGTGGCGCTGGACATTCAGTTCCTGGATTCGGAAGTGGCCTACGAGGAAATCCTCCATGGCCGGGCGGAACTGGCGGTCATTACCCTTGCTCCCGAACCCCACACGCTGGTGCGCGCCACGCCCGTGTGGGACGACCCGCTGGATTTCGTGGTCGCCCCGGAACATGCGCTGTTGGGCAACGAGGCGGTCAGCCTGGCGGATATTGCCTTGCATCCGGCGGTTTTCCCGGGTGGCAATACCTTTACCCATCACATCGTGCAGCGGCTGTTCGAAGCCCAGGGCCTGACGCCGAACATCGCCATGAGCACGAATTATCTGGAAACCATAAAAATGATGGTCTCCATCGGCCTGGCCTGGAGCGTTTTGCCGCGCACCATGCTCGACGAGCAGGTGGCGCGCATCCCTTTGCCAGGCATACAGCTCAGTCGCCAGCTAGGCTATATCCTGCACACCGAACGCACGCTGTCGAACGCTGCACGGGCTTTCATGGCCTTACTGGACGCACAAGTCGATCTGCCAGGGACAAGGGCATAG
- a CDS encoding Hsp20 family protein, translating into MSTAFSLAPLFRSSVGFDRFNDLFETALRNEPGSSYPPYNVEKYGDDEYRIVVAAAGFREEDLDLQVEKGVLTISGGKREASNDSVTYLHQGIAQRAFKLSFRLADHIEIKSAGLSNGLLSIDLLRVVPEEAKAKRIPINGVQQQPALQN; encoded by the coding sequence ATGAGTACTGCATTTTCGTTGGCCCCTCTGTTCCGTTCCTCGGTGGGCTTCGACCGTTTCAACGACCTGTTCGAAACCGCACTGCGCAACGAGCCGGGTAGCAGCTATCCACCCTACAACGTGGAAAAATATGGCGATGACGAGTACCGCATTGTGGTCGCCGCCGCCGGGTTCCGGGAAGAAGACCTGGACTTGCAGGTGGAGAAAGGCGTGCTGACCATCAGTGGTGGTAAACGTGAGGCCAGCAACGACAGCGTGACCTACCTGCACCAGGGCATTGCCCAGCGCGCGTTCAAGCTGTCCTTCCGGTTGGCGGATCATATCGAGATCAAGTCCGCCGGCCTGAGCAACGGTCTGTTGAGTATCGACTTGTTGCGGGTGGTGCCGGAAGAGGCGAAAGCCAAGCGCATCCCGATCAATGGGGTGCAGCAACAACCCGCGCTGCAAAACTGA
- a CDS encoding tRNA dihydrouridine synthase has product MQIALAPMEGLVDNILRDVLTRVGGIDWCVTEFIRINDRLLTPAYFHKLGPELLTGARTAAGVPLRVQLLGSDPVCLAENAALACELGSQVIDLNFGCPAKTVNKSRGGAVLLKEPELLNQIVEHVRRAVPKHIPVTAKMRLGFDSPDGALVCATALAEGGAAHIVVHARTKVDGYKPPAHWEWIPRVQDVVKVPVFANGDIWSVEDWRRCREISGVEDIMLGRGLVSRPDLARQIAAARAGEEVVEMSWAELQPMLQDFWVQVVEQLTPRQAPGRLKQWLAMLTRNYPEAVELFSAVRRETDLDAVGRLLGVHRTEAA; this is encoded by the coding sequence ATGCAAATTGCCCTGGCACCCATGGAGGGGTTGGTTGACAACATCCTCCGGGATGTCCTGACCCGTGTCGGCGGTATCGACTGGTGTGTCACCGAGTTCATCCGCATCAACGACCGCCTGCTCACGCCGGCCTATTTCCACAAGCTCGGCCCCGAATTGTTGACTGGAGCCCGGACCGCTGCCGGCGTGCCGTTGCGGGTGCAATTGCTGGGGTCCGATCCGGTGTGCCTGGCGGAGAACGCGGCGTTGGCGTGCGAGTTGGGGTCGCAAGTCATTGACCTGAACTTCGGTTGCCCGGCCAAGACGGTGAATAAATCCCGGGGCGGCGCGGTATTGCTCAAGGAGCCGGAGCTGCTCAACCAAATCGTCGAGCACGTGCGCCGCGCGGTGCCCAAGCACATTCCCGTTACCGCCAAGATGCGCCTGGGTTTCGACAGCCCGGACGGCGCGCTGGTTTGCGCCACGGCCCTGGCCGAAGGCGGCGCGGCGCACATCGTGGTGCATGCCCGGACCAAGGTCGACGGCTACAAGCCGCCGGCGCACTGGGAGTGGATTCCCCGGGTCCAGGACGTGGTGAAGGTGCCGGTGTTCGCCAATGGCGATATCTGGAGCGTGGAAGATTGGCGCCGTTGCCGGGAGATCAGCGGCGTCGAGGACATCATGCTCGGGCGCGGCCTGGTGTCTCGCCCGGACCTGGCCCGGCAGATCGCCGCGGCCCGGGCCGGCGAGGAGGTCGTCGAGATGTCCTGGGCCGAGTTGCAGCCGATGCTCCAGGACTTCTGGGTGCAAGTGGTCGAGCAACTGACCCCCCGCCAAGCGCCCGGTCGGTTGAAGCAGTGGTTGGCGATGCTGACCCGCAATTACCCCGAAGCCGTTGAGCTGTTCAGCGCCGTCCGGCGGGAAACCGACCTGGATGCGGTGGGCCGTTTGCTTGGGGTGCACCGCACTGAAGCGGCCTGA
- the asd gene encoding aspartate-semialdehyde dehydrogenase, whose translation MKRVGLIGWRGMVGSVLMQRMLEEQDFDLIEPVFFTTSNVGGQGPSVGKDTGVLKDAYSIEELKTLDVILTCQGGDYTSEVFPKLREAGWQGYWIDAASSLRMQDDAVIVLDPVNRKVIDQQLDAGTKNYIGGNCTVSLMLMGLGGLFEAGLVEWMSAMTYQAASGGGAQHMRELIKQMGVTHGAVADELANPASAILDIDRKVAEAMRSDAYPTENFGVPLAGSLIPWIDKELPNGQSREEWKAQAETNKILGRFKSPIPVDGICVRIGAMRCHSQALTIKLNKDVPIADIEGLISQHNPWVKLVPNNREISMQELSPTKVTGTLNVPVGRLRKLNMGSQFVGAFTVGDQLLWGAAEPLRRMLRILLER comes from the coding sequence ATGAAACGTGTAGGTCTGATCGGTTGGCGCGGCATGGTCGGTTCCGTGCTCATGCAGCGAATGCTGGAAGAGCAGGATTTCGATCTCATTGAGCCGGTGTTTTTCACCACGTCCAACGTGGGTGGCCAGGGCCCGTCCGTGGGCAAGGACACCGGTGTGCTCAAGGATGCCTACAGCATCGAAGAGCTCAAGACCCTCGACGTGATCCTGACTTGCCAGGGCGGCGACTACACCAGCGAAGTCTTCCCTAAGCTGCGTGAAGCCGGCTGGCAGGGTTACTGGATCGACGCCGCTTCCAGCCTGCGCATGCAGGACGACGCGGTGATCGTCCTCGACCCGGTGAACCGCAAGGTCATCGACCAGCAGTTGGACGCGGGCACCAAGAACTACATCGGCGGCAACTGCACCGTCAGCCTGATGCTGATGGGTTTGGGCGGCTTGTTCGAGGCCGGTCTGGTGGAATGGATGAGCGCCATGACCTACCAGGCGGCTTCTGGTGGCGGCGCGCAGCACATGCGTGAGCTGATCAAGCAAATGGGCGTGACCCACGGCGCTGTCGCTGATGAACTGGCCAACCCGGCCAGCGCCATCCTGGACATCGACCGCAAGGTCGCCGAGGCGATGCGCAGCGATGCGTACCCGACCGAGAATTTTGGCGTGCCGCTGGCCGGCAGCCTGATCCCATGGATCGACAAGGAACTGCCCAACGGCCAGAGCCGTGAAGAGTGGAAGGCCCAGGCCGAGACCAACAAGATCCTCGGTCGCTTCAAGAGCCCGATTCCGGTGGACGGCATCTGCGTGCGCATCGGTGCCATGCGTTGCCACAGCCAGGCGCTGACCATCAAGCTGAACAAGGACGTGCCGATCGCCGACATCGAAGGGCTGATCAGCCAGCACAACCCTTGGGTCAAACTGGTGCCGAACAACCGCGAGATCAGCATGCAGGAGCTGAGCCCGACCAAGGTCACCGGCACCTTGAACGTCCCGGTTGGGCGTTTGCGCAAACTGAACATGGGCTCGCAATTCGTCGGCGCCTTCACCGTTGGCGACCAACTGCTGTGGGGCGCGGCCGAACCGCTGCGTCGCATGCTGCGGATCCTGCTCGAGCGTTGA
- the leuB gene encoding 3-isopropylmalate dehydrogenase, with amino-acid sequence MSKQILILPGDGIGPEIMAEAVKVLELANDKYSLGFELSHDVIGGAAIDKHGVPLADETLDRARAADAVLLGAVGGPKWDKIERDIRPERGLLKIRAQLGLFGNLRPAILYPQLADASSLKPEIVSGLDILIVRELTGGIYFGAPRGTRELDNGERQAYDTLPYSESEIRRIARVGFDMARVRGKKLCSVDKANVLASSQLWREVVEQVAKDYPDVELSHMYVDNAAMQLVRAPKQFDVIVTDNLFGDILSDEASMLTGSIGMLPSASLDANNKGMYEPCHGSAPDIAGQGIANPLATILSVSMMLRYSFNQVAAADAIEKAVSVVLDQGLRTGDIWSAGCTRVGTQQMGDAVVAALRNL; translated from the coding sequence ATGAGCAAGCAGATTCTGATTCTCCCAGGTGATGGCATTGGCCCGGAAATCATGGCCGAAGCGGTCAAGGTCCTGGAATTGGCGAACGACAAGTACAGCCTGGGCTTCGAACTGAGCCACGACGTGATCGGCGGCGCTGCCATCGACAAGCACGGCGTGCCCCTGGCCGATGAAACCCTCGACCGTGCCCGCGCAGCCGATGCCGTGCTGCTGGGCGCCGTGGGCGGCCCGAAATGGGACAAGATCGAGCGCGACATTCGTCCTGAACGCGGCCTGTTGAAGATTCGTGCGCAACTGGGCCTGTTCGGCAACCTGCGTCCGGCGATTCTGTACCCGCAACTGGCCGATGCCTCCAGCCTGAAGCCGGAAATCGTCTCGGGCCTGGACATCCTCATCGTTCGTGAGCTGACCGGCGGTATCTACTTCGGCGCCCCCCGTGGCACCCGTGAGCTGGATAATGGCGAGCGCCAGGCCTACGACACCCTGCCTTACAGCGAAAGCGAAATCCGCCGTATCGCCCGGGTCGGTTTCGACATGGCCCGCGTGCGTGGCAAGAAGCTGTGCTCGGTAGACAAGGCCAATGTGCTGGCGTCCAGCCAACTGTGGCGTGAAGTGGTCGAGCAGGTTGCCAAGGATTACCCGGACGTCGAATTGAGCCACATGTACGTCGACAATGCCGCCATGCAATTGGTGCGTGCGCCAAAGCAGTTCGACGTGATCGTCACCGACAACCTGTTCGGCGACATCCTGTCCGACGAAGCGTCGATGCTCACCGGCTCCATCGGCATGCTGCCATCGGCCTCCCTGGACGCCAACAACAAGGGTATGTATGAGCCATGCCACGGTTCGGCGCCGGACATCGCCGGGCAGGGCATTGCCAACCCGTTGGCAACCATTCTGTCGGTGTCGATGATGCTGCGTTACAGTTTCAATCAGGTCGCTGCCGCCGACGCCATCGAGAAGGCCGTCAGCGTGGTGCTGGACCAAGGCTTGCGCACCGGTGACATCTGGTCGGCCGGTTGTACCAGAGTCGGTACCCAGCAAATGGGCGACGCAGTAGTCGCCGCGCTGCGGAATCTGTAA
- a CDS encoding class I SAM-dependent methyltransferase: protein MTSTAHSQVVQKQFGEQASAYLSSAVHAQGAEFALLQAALAGRGDARVLDLGCGAGHVSFHVAPLADEVVAYDLSQQMLDVVATAAAERGLGNISTVCGAAERLPFADAEFDFVFSRYSAHHWSDLGLALREVRRVLKPGGVMAFIDILSPGTPLLDTYLQSIEVLRDTSHVRDYSAAEWLRQVSEAGLHTRSTARQRLRLEYHSWVERMRTPEVMRAAILQLQRSMGDEVREYFEIEADGSFSTDVLVLWAER, encoded by the coding sequence ATGACCAGCACCGCCCACAGTCAGGTAGTACAAAAGCAATTCGGTGAACAGGCCTCGGCCTATCTGAGCAGTGCTGTTCACGCCCAGGGCGCTGAATTCGCGTTGCTACAGGCTGCGTTGGCCGGTCGGGGCGATGCCCGCGTGCTGGATCTGGGATGTGGAGCCGGCCATGTGAGTTTCCACGTGGCGCCGCTGGCCGATGAAGTGGTGGCCTATGATTTGTCCCAGCAAATGCTCGACGTGGTCGCCACGGCGGCTGCCGAGCGTGGCTTGGGCAATATCAGCACGGTATGCGGCGCCGCCGAGCGCCTGCCGTTCGCCGACGCTGAGTTCGACTTCGTGTTCAGCCGTTATTCGGCGCATCATTGGAGCGACCTGGGCCTGGCGTTGCGCGAGGTGCGCCGCGTGCTCAAGCCGGGCGGGGTAATGGCGTTCATTGATATCCTGTCGCCGGGTACGCCGTTGCTGGACACCTACCTGCAAAGCATTGAAGTGCTGCGCGACACCAGCCATGTGCGCGATTATTCGGCCGCGGAATGGCTGCGCCAGGTCAGCGAAGCGGGGTTGCACACCCGCAGCACCGCTCGCCAGCGTCTGCGCCTGGAGTATCACTCCTGGGTCGAGCGCATGCGCACCCCCGAAGTGATGCGGGCGGCGATCTTGCAGCTGCAGCGCTCGATGGGCGACGAAGTGCGTGAATATTTTGAGATTGAGGCCGATGGTTCGTTCAGTACTGACGTACTGGTGCTGTGGGCCGAGCGATAG
- the leuD gene encoding 3-isopropylmalate dehydratase small subunit translates to MKAFTQHTGLVAPLDRANVDTDQIIPKQFLKSIKRTGFGPNLFDEWRYLDVGQPYQDNSKRPLNKDFVLNAERYQGASVLLARENFGCGSSREHAPWALEEYGFRSIIAPSYADIFFNNSFKNGLLPIILSDAEVDELFQQVEANPGYQLQIDLAAQTVTRPDGKVLSFEIDAFRKHCLLNGLDDIGLTLQDGEAIAAFEAKHRASQPWLFRDA, encoded by the coding sequence ATGAAAGCTTTTACCCAGCACACCGGTCTTGTCGCGCCTTTGGATCGTGCCAACGTCGACACCGACCAGATCATTCCCAAGCAGTTCTTGAAGTCCATCAAGCGCACCGGCTTCGGCCCGAACCTGTTCGATGAGTGGCGCTACCTGGATGTCGGCCAGCCGTACCAGGACAACTCCAAGCGGCCGTTGAACAAGGATTTCGTGCTCAACGCCGAGCGCTACCAGGGCGCCAGCGTGCTGCTGGCCCGCGAGAACTTCGGCTGCGGTTCGAGCCGCGAGCACGCGCCTTGGGCCCTGGAAGAGTACGGTTTTCGCAGCATCATCGCGCCAAGCTACGCCGACATCTTCTTCAACAACAGTTTCAAGAACGGTTTGCTGCCGATCATCCTCAGCGACGCTGAAGTGGATGAGCTGTTCCAGCAGGTTGAGGCCAACCCTGGCTATCAGCTGCAAATCGACCTCGCGGCCCAGACCGTGACCCGTCCCGACGGCAAGGTGCTGAGTTTCGAGATCGACGCGTTCCGCAAGCATTGCCTGCTCAACGGTCTGGACGATATCGGCCTGACCCTGCAGGACGGTGAGGCGATTGCCGCGTTCGAAGCCAAGCATCGGGCGAGCCAGCCTTGGTTGTTTCGCGATGCTTGA
- the leuC gene encoding 3-isopropylmalate dehydratase large subunit: MAGKTLYDKLWDSHLVKQRDDGSALIYIDRHIIHEVTSPQAFEGLRLAGRKPWRIDANIATPDHNVPTTPERKGGIEAIADQVSRLQVQTLDDNCDEYGIVEFKMNDVRQGIVHVIGPEQGATLPGMTVVCGDSHTSTHGAFGALAHGIGTSEVEHVLATQCLVAKKMKNMLVRVEGKLPFGVTAKDIVLAVIGKIGTAGGNGHAIEFAGSAIRDLSVEGRMTICNMSIEAGARVGLVAADEKTVEYVKGRPFSPKGAEWDLAVEAWKDLVSDADAKFDTVVELDATQIKPQVSWGTSPEMVLAVDQNVPDPAKEMDLVKRDSIVRALKYMGLSANQAITDIQLDRVFIGSCTNSRIEDLRAAAVIAKGRKVASTIKQAIVVPGSGLVKAQAEAEGLDKIFLEAGFEWREPGCSMCLAMNPDRLESGEHCASTSNRNFEGRQGAGGRTHLVSPAMAAAAAVNGRFVDVRELI, from the coding sequence ATGGCCGGCAAAACGCTCTACGACAAGCTCTGGGATTCGCATTTGGTCAAGCAGCGCGACGATGGCTCGGCGCTGATCTACATCGATCGTCACATCATTCATGAAGTGACTTCGCCGCAAGCTTTTGAAGGCCTGCGCCTGGCCGGACGCAAGCCTTGGCGTATCGATGCCAACATCGCGACCCCGGACCACAACGTACCGACTACGCCGGAGCGCAAGGGCGGCATCGAAGCCATTGCCGACCAGGTCTCGCGTTTGCAGGTGCAGACCCTCGACGATAACTGCGATGAATACGGCATCGTCGAATTCAAGATGAACGACGTGCGCCAAGGCATCGTCCACGTCATCGGCCCGGAGCAGGGCGCGACCTTGCCGGGCATGACCGTGGTTTGCGGCGACTCGCACACCTCGACCCACGGCGCATTCGGCGCCTTGGCCCATGGCATCGGCACTTCCGAGGTCGAGCACGTGCTCGCCACCCAATGCCTGGTCGCCAAGAAAATGAAGAACATGCTGGTGCGCGTCGAGGGCAAGCTGCCGTTCGGCGTGACCGCCAAGGACATCGTCCTGGCCGTGATCGGCAAGATCGGCACCGCCGGTGGTAACGGCCATGCCATCGAGTTCGCCGGCAGCGCGATCCGCGACCTGTCCGTCGAAGGCCGCATGACCATCTGCAACATGTCCATCGAGGCCGGTGCCCGCGTGGGCCTGGTGGCCGCCGATGAAAAAACCGTGGAATACGTCAAGGGCCGTCCGTTCTCGCCAAAAGGCGCGGAATGGGACCTGGCGGTCGAGGCCTGGAAAGACCTGGTGTCCGATGCCGATGCCAAGTTCGACACCGTGGTCGAACTCGACGCGACCCAGATCAAGCCGCAAGTCAGCTGGGGTACTTCGCCTGAGATGGTGCTGGCTGTGGACCAGAACGTGCCGGATCCGGCCAAGGAAATGGACCTGGTCAAGCGCGACTCCATTGTCCGCGCCTTGAAATACATGGGGCTGAGCGCCAACCAGGCGATCACCGACATCCAGCTCGACCGCGTATTCATCGGCTCCTGCACCAACTCGCGGATCGAAGATTTGCGTGCCGCTGCCGTTATCGCCAAGGGCCGCAAGGTTGCCTCGACCATCAAGCAGGCCATCGTGGTGCCGGGCTCGGGTCTGGTGAAGGCCCAGGCTGAAGCGGAAGGGCTGGACAAGATTTTCCTCGAGGCCGGTTTCGAATGGCGCGAGCCAGGCTGCTCGATGTGCCTGGCGATGAACCCGGATCGTTTGGAGTCGGGCGAGCATTGCGCCTCCACCTCCAACCGTAACTTCGAAGGCCGCCAGGGCGCCGGTGGTCGTACGCACCTGGTGAGCCCGGCCATGGCCGCGGCGGCGGCTGTGAATGGCCGTTTCGTCGACGTCCGCGAATTGATCTGA
- a CDS encoding EAL domain-containing protein, translating to MPKPADHLPPLPRIQALDPKRSEQSWDSAPQLLAALNGARLGAWSWDIETGQISWSRGTQALFGFDPRHPLPADLDYLDLLLPEDRSKALRAFHAAVAGAPLEQAMHHRIVWPDGSLHWLEINGSVLPDKHGRPRMIGVIREITHQREREQALRSSEKRFATLFHLSPNMVLLTRQEDGLISEANQYFESQFGWPLHDAIGRTTLELGLWVDPGQRAKLLEAIKGRGELASMEVELRASNGQVHSGLLSAQKVELEGQPYLLSTFLDTTDRKLAERALKDSQERLDLALDSAQLGTWDWHIPSGMLYGSARAAQLHGLEPKPFHESFDAFFEGVPTEERNNMRNAYRSLREGPAGNYQLTYRVQLPDGSSRYLESRARLYRNDDGSPLRMAGTLLDITDQVEREQSLAASEEKFATLFQVSPDPICVTHQDSGRFLEINSSFTQTFGWGASDVIGLSADEIGLWDASGSSLQRIERVIREQSLSNVAIVVHHKNGQPLTCVISSRQINVGNQPCIVTTLRDITQQQRSEAALKASEEKFAKAFHSSPDAITITELDSGRYLEVNDGFCRLTGYRADEVIGHTVYEVGIWAEEKQRTALLAELQLKGRVLHQEMLGRNKRGELLTVEVSVEPITLNETACLLLTARDVSLLRNAEAQIRHLAYHDPLTNLPNRALLMDRLSQQIALLKRHDLRGALLFLDLDHFKHINDSLGHPVGDTVLKIITARLEASVRLEDTVARLGGDEFVVLLSGLEGSRNEVGTQVLKLADTLRELLSEPMFLDGQRLQVTPSIGIALIPDHGATPTDLLKRADIALYRAKDSGRNTSQMFHATMQKAASERLRMETDLRQALARGEFSVHFQPQVDARDNRIIGAEALVRWHHPDLGAQSPNEFIKVLEDSGLILEVGTWILDEACDGFKQLIARGKIDPQRFSLCVNISPRQFRQSDFVERIENSLATHGLPCSMLKLEITEGIVIQNLDDTISKMRRLKKLGVSFAMDDFGTGYSSLTYLKRLPVDTLKIDQSFVRDATSDPNDAEIIRAIVAMARSLNLVMIAEGVETLEQLHFLQGLDCHLYQGYLHSRPLPLEAFERLLP from the coding sequence ATGCCCAAACCCGCTGACCACCTCCCGCCCCTGCCGCGAATCCAGGCGCTCGACCCGAAACGGTCCGAGCAAAGCTGGGACAGCGCGCCGCAGTTGCTGGCCGCCCTGAACGGTGCGCGCCTGGGTGCCTGGTCATGGGACATCGAGACCGGGCAGATCAGTTGGTCCCGAGGCACCCAGGCCTTGTTCGGCTTCGATCCGCGCCATCCGCTGCCAGCAGACCTGGACTACCTGGACTTATTGCTGCCCGAAGATCGTTCCAAAGCCCTGCGCGCCTTTCACGCCGCGGTGGCCGGTGCACCGTTGGAACAGGCGATGCACCACCGCATCGTCTGGCCCGACGGCAGCCTGCATTGGCTGGAAATCAATGGCAGTGTGCTGCCCGATAAGCATGGCCGCCCTCGCATGATCGGGGTCATCCGCGAGATTACCCATCAGCGCGAGCGCGAGCAGGCGTTGCGCAGCTCGGAAAAACGTTTCGCCACGCTGTTTCACCTCAGCCCGAACATGGTGCTGTTGACCCGCCAGGAAGACGGGCTGATCAGCGAGGCCAACCAGTATTTCGAGAGCCAGTTTGGCTGGCCGTTGCATGACGCAATTGGCCGGACCACTCTGGAACTGGGGTTGTGGGTCGATCCCGGTCAGCGGGCGAAACTGCTCGAAGCCATCAAGGGCAGGGGCGAACTGGCAAGCATGGAAGTTGAGCTGCGCGCCAGCAACGGGCAAGTCCATAGCGGTCTTCTCAGCGCGCAAAAAGTCGAGCTGGAAGGCCAGCCTTACCTGTTGAGTACCTTTCTCGACACCACCGATCGCAAGCTGGCCGAACGAGCCCTCAAGGACAGCCAGGAACGCCTGGACCTGGCCCTGGATTCCGCACAATTGGGCACTTGGGACTGGCATATTCCCAGTGGCATGCTCTACGGCTCGGCACGGGCAGCGCAGCTTCACGGGCTGGAACCCAAGCCCTTCCATGAATCGTTCGATGCCTTCTTCGAGGGGGTGCCCACGGAAGAACGCAACAACATGCGTAACGCCTACCGCAGTCTGCGCGAAGGCCCGGCGGGCAATTATCAATTGACCTACCGCGTGCAACTGCCCGACGGCAGCTCTCGCTATCTGGAAAGCCGCGCCCGCCTCTACCGCAACGACGACGGCAGCCCCTTGCGCATGGCCGGAACGTTGCTGGACATCACCGACCAGGTGGAGCGCGAACAGAGCCTGGCGGCTTCGGAGGAAAAATTCGCCACGCTGTTCCAGGTCAGCCCCGACCCGATCTGCGTCACTCATCAGGACAGTGGCCGGTTCCTTGAAATCAACTCCAGCTTCACCCAGACCTTCGGCTGGGGGGCCAGCGATGTAATTGGCCTCAGCGCCGATGAAATCGGCCTTTGGGACGCGTCGGGCAGCAGCCTGCAACGGATCGAACGGGTGATTCGCGAGCAATCCTTGAGCAACGTCGCCATCGTCGTTCATCACAAGAACGGCCAGCCGCTGACCTGCGTGATCTCCAGTCGGCAGATCAACGTCGGCAACCAGCCCTGCATCGTCACCACCCTACGGGACATCACCCAGCAACAACGCTCCGAAGCGGCCCTCAAGGCCAGCGAGGAGAAGTTCGCCAAGGCGTTTCACTCCAGCCCCGACGCCATCACCATCACCGAACTCGACAGTGGCCGCTACCTTGAAGTCAACGACGGTTTCTGCCGCCTGACCGGCTACCGCGCCGACGAGGTGATCGGGCATACGGTCTATGAGGTCGGCATCTGGGCCGAAGAAAAACAACGCACGGCCCTGCTGGCCGAGCTGCAACTCAAGGGCCGCGTGCTTCACCAGGAAATGCTTGGGCGTAACAAGCGTGGGGAATTGCTCACGGTGGAGGTATCGGTCGAACCCATCACGCTCAACGAAACCGCCTGCCTGTTGCTGACCGCCCGGGATGTGAGCCTGCTGCGCAACGCCGAGGCCCAGATCCGCCACCTGGCCTATCACGACCCGCTGACCAACCTGCCCAACCGGGCCTTGTTGATGGACCGGCTAAGCCAGCAGATCGCGTTGCTCAAGCGCCATGACCTGCGCGGTGCCCTGCTGTTTCTCGACCTGGATCACTTCAAGCACATCAACGACTCCCTGGGCCATCCGGTGGGTGACACGGTGCTGAAGATCATCACCGCGCGCCTGGAGGCCAGTGTGCGCCTGGAAGACACCGTGGCGCGGCTGGGCGGCGACGAATTCGTGGTGCTGCTCAGCGGTCTGGAAGGCAGCCGCAACGAAGTCGGCACGCAAGTATTGAAGCTGGCCGACACCTTGCGTGAGCTGCTCTCGGAGCCGATGTTTCTCGACGGCCAGCGGCTGCAGGTCACGCCAAGCATTGGCATAGCGCTGATACCCGACCATGGCGCCACGCCCACGGACCTGCTCAAGCGCGCCGACATTGCGCTTTATCGCGCCAAGGATTCGGGGCGCAACACCTCGCAGATGTTCCACGCCACCATGCAAAAAGCCGCCAGTGAACGCTTGCGCATGGAAACCGACCTGCGCCAGGCCCTGGCCCGTGGCGAGTTCAGCGTGCACTTCCAGCCCCAGGTCGATGCCCGGGATAACCGCATCATCGGGGCCGAAGCCCTGGTGCGCTGGCATCACCCGGACCTGGGCGCCCAATCGCCCAATGAATTCATCAAGGTACTGGAAGACAGCGGCCTGATCCTGGAAGTCGGGACCTGGATCCTTGACGAAGCCTGCGATGGCTTCAAGCAACTGATCGCCAGGGGCAAGATCGACCCGCAGCGGTTCAGCCTCTGCGTGAATATCAGCCCGCGGCAGTTCCGCCAGAGCGATTTCGTCGAGCGTATCGAAAACAGCCTGGCCACCCACGGCCTGCCCTGCTCCATGCTGAAACTGGAGATCACCGAGGGCATCGTGATCCAGAACCTGGACGACACGATCAGCAAGATGCGTCGCCTCAAAAAGTTGGGGGTTAGCTTCGCGATGGACGATTTCGGTACCGGTTATTCGTCATTGACCTACCTCAAGCGCCTACCGGTAGACACGTTGAAGATCGACCAGTCATTCGTGCGCGACGCCACCAGTGACCCCAACGACGCGGAAATCATCCGTGCCATCGTCGCCATGGCCCGCAGCCTGAACCTGGTGATGATTGCCGAGGGTGTGGAAACCCTGGAGCAGTTGCACTTTCTGCAGGGGCTGGACTGCCATCTGTACCAGGGTTACCTGCACAGCCGGCCACTGCCGCTGGAAGCGTTTGAGCGGTTGTTGCCCTAA